In the Flavisolibacter tropicus genome, one interval contains:
- a CDS encoding metallophosphoesterase, with the protein MRKLLTRLLKRPVLWLSNRFSSRPDRGRVFAALSDLLSRILNGEKKKGLIVPFNINTGKFIIFSDQHKGNRNGADDFALCEPDYLMALDYYNQNGYHYIALGDCEELWENSLASIKKQHRLTFEKEKQFISRNAFIKIFGNHDLNWANDPLAPFQLKEIYGIDVPIYEGVVLETTVGNKRMRIFCTHGHQGDKVSDGNWFSKFFIAKIWAPLQAFLRINPNTPAYDATLKTAHNTMMYEWSAQQGDLLLITGHTHQPVFESLTHIERLYRQLLFARKQEDKSMATTLEKEIADRKFSYNSISDDYLKMQPCYFNSGCCCFDDGGITGLEISEGVLRLIEWKMKDEKMERIILEESPLAELQQALSPK; encoded by the coding sequence ATGCGCAAACTATTAACGCGGTTATTAAAGCGTCCCGTTTTATGGCTGAGCAACCGGTTCTCCTCCCGGCCGGACCGGGGACGTGTGTTTGCGGCTTTATCTGACTTGCTATCGCGCATCTTAAATGGCGAAAAGAAGAAGGGACTAATTGTACCATTTAATATTAATACCGGCAAGTTTATCATCTTCTCTGATCAACACAAAGGCAACCGAAATGGGGCTGACGACTTTGCCCTTTGTGAGCCAGATTATTTAATGGCTTTAGATTATTACAACCAAAACGGGTATCATTATATTGCTTTGGGCGATTGTGAGGAGTTATGGGAGAACTCATTAGCATCAATTAAAAAGCAACACCGGCTCACATTTGAAAAAGAAAAGCAGTTCATTTCTCGTAATGCCTTTATTAAGATCTTTGGCAATCACGACTTAAACTGGGCCAATGACCCCTTAGCTCCTTTTCAACTAAAAGAAATCTATGGGATAGATGTACCTATTTATGAAGGGGTGGTATTAGAAACTACTGTTGGCAATAAACGCATGCGTATTTTTTGTACTCACGGTCACCAGGGCGACAAGGTGAGTGATGGTAACTGGTTTAGTAAATTCTTTATTGCTAAAATATGGGCGCCCCTACAGGCCTTTTTACGCATCAATCCCAACACACCAGCGTATGATGCCACACTGAAAACAGCGCATAATACCATGATGTATGAATGGTCTGCACAACAAGGTGATTTACTACTGATCACTGGTCACACACACCAACCGGTTTTTGAATCGCTTACACATATAGAGCGCCTATACCGCCAACTGCTCTTTGCCCGCAAGCAAGAGGATAAAAGCATGGCTACTACATTGGAAAAAGAGATTGCCGATCGCAAGTTTTCTTATAATTCGATTTCAGATGATTACCTGAAGATGCAACCTTGTTATTTCAACAGCGGTTGCTGCTGTTTTGATGATGGCGGTATTACTGGACTTGAGATTTCAGAAGGTGTGCTACGGTTAATTGAATGGAAGATGAAAGATGAAAAGATGGAGCGTATTATATTGGAAGAATCACCGCTAGCTGAGTTGCAACAGGCATTGTCGCCTAAGTAA
- the treF gene encoding alpha,alpha-trehalase TreF produces MLTDTPIELAVQKPSATPDLLYGELFTAIQSEGLFADSKTFVDCIPFKDPAAIVDAYIATKDDAAFNLAFFVAAHFTVPQEEEIVYQSNTAYDIVTHIQKLWSVLERKADTPQTGSSLLPLPFPYIVPGGRFREVYYWDSYFTMLGLKASGQYEMIESMVKNFAHLITTYGHIPNGNRTYYTSRSQPPFFGLMLELLNEQGKDLTPYYQALEKEYLYWMEDAFLLKPGVATKRVVRMEDGTLLNRYWDTGTTPRQESYREDVVTAEAIVENFLTAHTFSSITEQEHATIQRCQKAYADLRAAAASGWDFSSRWFKDGCNLTSIETTDIIPIDLNCLLLYYENMIGKYTSNDILRQAVTENASKRLAALEKYFWHPDLNFFTDYHFTDKQPTDRLSLAGLFPLFFSYAKKEQAQSVAQKIEASFLQKGGLLTTLATTVQQWDAPNGWAPLQWIAHHSLKKYGFDNLAKTAATSWIDLNTAVYKRTGRLFEKYNVVDTTLEAGGGEYPNQDGFGWTNGVLLALLQQYGSIVE; encoded by the coding sequence TTGCTAACTGATACACCTATTGAACTGGCAGTCCAAAAGCCATCAGCTACACCAGATCTACTCTATGGCGAGCTCTTTACAGCTATTCAATCTGAAGGTCTGTTTGCTGATAGTAAAACTTTTGTAGACTGTATTCCCTTTAAAGATCCTGCAGCTATTGTAGATGCCTATATAGCTACTAAAGATGATGCAGCATTCAATCTGGCCTTCTTTGTTGCAGCTCATTTTACAGTGCCCCAAGAAGAAGAAATAGTATACCAGTCTAATACTGCTTACGACATCGTTACTCATATCCAAAAGCTATGGAGCGTGTTGGAGCGTAAAGCAGACACACCACAAACGGGAAGTTCCTTATTGCCTTTACCCTTTCCGTATATAGTACCTGGGGGTCGTTTCCGTGAAGTGTATTATTGGGACTCCTACTTTACCATGTTAGGTTTAAAGGCTAGCGGCCAATACGAGATGATTGAAAGTATGGTAAAAAACTTTGCGCACTTAATTACTACCTATGGCCACATTCCCAATGGAAATCGCACCTATTATACCAGCCGCTCCCAGCCTCCCTTCTTTGGATTGATGTTAGAGCTGTTGAACGAACAAGGTAAAGACCTTACTCCTTATTATCAGGCTCTGGAAAAAGAATATCTATACTGGATGGAGGATGCTTTTCTTTTAAAACCAGGTGTAGCCACCAAGCGCGTGGTGCGGATGGAAGACGGCACCTTGCTGAATCGCTATTGGGATACAGGAACAACTCCGCGGCAAGAAAGCTATCGTGAAGATGTGGTAACGGCTGAAGCTATTGTAGAAAATTTTCTGACAGCTCATACCTTTTCATCAATAACTGAGCAAGAGCATGCCACTATCCAACGATGCCAGAAAGCCTATGCTGATCTGCGGGCCGCTGCCGCCAGCGGTTGGGATTTTAGTAGTCGCTGGTTTAAAGATGGTTGTAACCTGACTTCTATTGAAACAACAGACATTATTCCTATCGACTTAAACTGTTTACTGCTGTATTATGAAAACATGATTGGTAAATATACCAGTAATGACATATTACGCCAGGCTGTTACAGAAAATGCCAGCAAGCGATTGGCTGCTTTAGAAAAATATTTCTGGCACCCCGATCTTAACTTCTTCACCGATTATCATTTCACAGATAAACAACCAACCGATCGCTTATCACTAGCAGGTCTGTTTCCATTGTTCTTTTCTTACGCCAAAAAAGAACAAGCACAAAGTGTGGCACAAAAAATAGAAGCTTCTTTCTTGCAAAAAGGCGGATTACTAACCACATTAGCCACTACTGTTCAGCAGTGGGACGCCCCCAATGGATGGGCACCTCTGCAATGGATAGCCCATCATTCATTAAAGAAGTATGGCTTTGACAACCTGGCTAAGACAGCCGCCACAAGCTGGATTGATCTGAATACGGCTGTCTATAAAAGAACTGGCCGACTATTTGAAAAGTACAACGTTGTTGACACCACACTGGAAGCAGGTGGAGGTGAATATCCTAACCAGGATGGCTTTGGCTGGACCAATGGCGTGCTGCTTGCATTACTACAACAGTACGGATCAATAGTGGAATAA
- a CDS encoding RidA family protein, with the protein MTKEIINTTNAPAPIGPYNQAVIAGNLVFISGQVCIDPATGNLKNKDIQDETHQVMQNLKSILTEAGLSFNNVVKTTIFITDMNQFSEINEVYGKYFEGNFPARETVQVSALPKFVNVEISMIAVK; encoded by the coding sequence ATGACGAAAGAAATCATTAATACTACCAATGCCCCTGCCCCTATCGGTCCTTATAACCAGGCTGTAATAGCAGGCAACCTAGTTTTTATTTCAGGACAGGTCTGTATTGATCCAGCCACCGGCAATTTGAAAAACAAAGACATTCAGGATGAAACGCATCAGGTAATGCAAAACCTGAAAAGCATTCTGACTGAAGCTGGTTTGAGCTTTAACAATGTAGTAAAGACCACCATCTTCATTACGGATATGAACCAGTTTAGCGAGATCAATGAAGTGTATGGAAAATACTTTGAAGGTAATTTCCCTGCCCGCGAAACGGTTCAAGTATCTGCACTACCCAAATTTGTGAACGTCGAAATCAGCATGATCGCTGTAAAATAA
- a CDS encoding 3-hydroxyacyl-CoA dehydrogenase family protein: protein MHLVVLSNADLRKELLAQAPDSALEITWATDVQQLMHQAGADAYLDLLFENTPERIQQLRSLGTPVIINSVMDTLAETDAAFIRINGWLGFLHTPIVEASGTNEAAKAVAAQIFQQLGKTICWVPDQAGFVTPRVVSAIINEAYFALEEGVSTKEEINTAMKLGTNYPYGPLEWAAKAGLRNVYQLLQKLQKEHSRYVPSEWLWKEAGL from the coding sequence ATGCATCTGGTTGTATTAAGTAACGCAGATTTAAGAAAAGAATTGTTGGCACAGGCCCCTGATTCAGCTTTGGAGATCACATGGGCTACTGATGTACAACAACTTATGCATCAGGCAGGTGCCGATGCATACCTGGATCTGTTATTTGAAAACACGCCAGAAAGAATTCAGCAGCTGAGGAGTTTAGGTACTCCGGTTATTATTAATAGCGTAATGGACACGCTTGCTGAAACAGACGCTGCCTTTATCCGTATCAATGGGTGGTTGGGCTTTTTACATACACCGATAGTAGAGGCTAGTGGTACTAATGAAGCTGCCAAGGCGGTTGCGGCACAAATCTTCCAGCAACTGGGTAAAACTATTTGCTGGGTACCCGACCAAGCGGGCTTTGTTACACCACGCGTGGTGAGTGCCATTATTAATGAGGCTTACTTTGCTTTAGAAGAAGGTGTTTCTACAAAAGAGGAGATCAATACAGCCATGAAGCTCGGTACTAACTATCCCTATGGACCGTTGGAGTGGGCGGCGAAAGCTGGCCTTCGCAATGTTTACCAGTTACTTCAAAAGTTACAGAAAGAGCACAGCCGCTATGTGCCCAGTGAGTGGTTATGGAAGGAGGCTGGTTTGTAA
- a CDS encoding immunoglobulin domain-containing protein, with amino-acid sequence MQSSAATDNQWYKNGILLTGATAHEYQASEPGSYVVNLTRNGCSVRSTPKVLTVQSATAITMQPSSQSVCAGTPVTFTVGATGTGLQYQWRKNGINIVGATTASYNISSVSASDAADYDVMVTGECGIQTSSTATLSLNGVLLITEHPASKTVCAGSAVTFSVAVSASGLTYQWRKEGIAIAGATASAYTIKGATVAHQGNYDVVVTSTCSPIATSNNAVLTIKPPVEITDQPIEKVVCAGDQVTLSVTTTNGSNPSYQWRKDGAIINGAIGTTFTIPSASTMDAGNYDVVITTTCNTVTSSIAPVTVKAVPATPIITATTPTVFCDGNKVELHSSTANGNQWFKNGVGIEGATEPILTVKAAGDYTVIAKQEGCTSLAAAIQRVEVRSIPLKPVIIFNADQLFSSATAGNQWYFNGTAIAGAIANTFKPLLSGVYSVKVNVDGCESEMSDVFNYVSTAVNSPELEPYLIIAPNPVKETLLIKYQGAPAKLTATLLDISGRKMSATSIFTNKYNLSMMHLAKGIYIVVITNERTGYRTQKSIIKQ; translated from the coding sequence TTGCAATCGTCAGCCGCAACAGACAACCAGTGGTATAAGAACGGCATTCTACTAACAGGCGCTACTGCACACGAGTATCAAGCCTCAGAACCAGGAAGCTACGTCGTAAATCTAACCAGGAATGGTTGCTCCGTTCGTTCCACTCCCAAGGTACTGACTGTTCAATCAGCAACAGCTATTACCATGCAGCCTAGTTCACAGTCTGTATGTGCAGGCACACCTGTTACATTCACAGTAGGTGCTACAGGTACTGGTTTACAATACCAATGGCGTAAAAATGGAATAAATATCGTTGGTGCTACCACCGCTTCATATAATATTAGCAGCGTTTCAGCATCAGATGCCGCCGATTATGATGTCATGGTAACAGGGGAATGCGGTATACAAACATCTTCAACGGCGACACTTTCCTTAAACGGTGTCTTACTTATAACAGAACATCCTGCATCGAAAACGGTGTGTGCGGGCAGTGCCGTTACTTTCAGTGTGGCTGTTTCCGCAAGCGGCCTTACTTACCAGTGGCGGAAAGAAGGTATAGCCATTGCAGGAGCAACTGCTTCTGCATATACAATCAAAGGGGCTACAGTTGCACACCAAGGGAATTATGATGTTGTGGTAACGTCTACCTGTTCACCAATAGCCACTTCTAATAATGCTGTTTTAACAATAAAGCCTCCGGTTGAAATAACGGATCAGCCAATTGAAAAGGTAGTATGTGCTGGTGACCAGGTAACACTTAGTGTAACAACTACAAACGGAAGTAATCCATCATATCAGTGGCGTAAGGATGGGGCTATAATTAATGGAGCTATCGGGACTACTTTTACTATTCCTTCGGCGTCAACTATGGATGCTGGAAATTATGATGTAGTAATTACCACTACTTGTAATACAGTTACATCTTCTATTGCTCCTGTTACAGTAAAGGCAGTCCCTGCTACGCCCATAATTACAGCCACAACGCCTACTGTGTTTTGTGATGGCAATAAGGTGGAGTTACACTCATCTACTGCCAATGGTAATCAGTGGTTTAAAAATGGTGTTGGTATTGAGGGCGCCACAGAGCCTATTTTAACAGTAAAAGCTGCAGGAGATTATACAGTTATTGCTAAGCAGGAGGGATGTACATCTCTTGCTGCTGCAATACAAAGAGTGGAGGTTCGATCAATTCCCTTAAAGCCTGTTATCATATTTAATGCTGATCAACTTTTTTCTTCAGCGACCGCAGGCAATCAATGGTATTTCAACGGTACGGCTATTGCCGGAGCTATTGCAAATACATTCAAGCCTTTATTGTCAGGTGTATACAGTGTTAAGGTCAATGTAGATGGTTGTGAAAGTGAGATGTCAGATGTTTTTAATTATGTATCCACAGCAGTCAACTCTCCTGAATTGGAGCCATACCTTATAATAGCGCCGAACCCAGTGAAAGAGACACTTCTGATTAAATATCAAGGTGCGCCTGCAAAGCTTACTGCTACTTTATTAGATATTTCTGGTAGAAAGATGTCCGCAACTTCTATTTTTACCAATAAGTACAACTTATCAATGATGCATTTGGCCAAAGGCATTTATATAGTTGTGATCACCAATGAAAGAACTGGCTACCGAACGCAAAAAAGTATTATTAAACAATAG
- a CDS encoding Y-family DNA polymerase: MKAIVDCNSFYCSCEQVFRPDLKGKPIVVLSNNDGCIISRNPEAKRLGIGQAGPFFKERPIIEEHNVTLFSSNYNLYGDMSRRVMEVLKLFVGEDNVEVYSVDEAFLDVDEFPLQQLHILSEEILHTIKQWTGIQTSIGIGPTKTLSKVANRLAKKHHEIANKIVILDTQEKVIAALQQTPVGDIWGIGRRYADKLLTLGVETAWDVRNLSEAWARQHLGGVVGVRMVKELRGEPALFMQEALTKKKMIATSRMFGEAVTQLADIKEAIATYAGRTAEKLRRQKSAASVASIFLVPQEKIESPHFQHGPTVSTYTILPQPTSLTHELIKAAVTMAVSIFQEGKKYKKAGVIVSGLVPDNAIQANLFEEGKSIGRFLMDMVDNINFSMRGDVVKFAASGVTRNWKMRQQQLSPRYTMRWEELCEVK, from the coding sequence ATGAAAGCCATAGTGGATTGCAACAGCTTTTACTGCTCGTGCGAGCAGGTGTTCCGGCCTGACCTGAAAGGGAAGCCTATTGTTGTACTCAGTAACAACGATGGCTGTATTATTTCCCGTAACCCTGAGGCTAAGCGTTTGGGTATTGGTCAGGCAGGACCATTCTTTAAAGAGCGGCCAATCATAGAAGAACATAACGTTACGCTGTTTTCCTCTAACTATAACCTATATGGTGATATGAGCCGGCGGGTGATGGAGGTACTTAAACTCTTTGTAGGAGAGGATAACGTAGAAGTGTATTCGGTAGATGAAGCATTTTTAGATGTCGATGAATTTCCGCTTCAACAACTTCATATACTGTCTGAAGAAATACTTCATACCATAAAACAATGGACAGGCATTCAAACATCCATTGGTATAGGTCCTACTAAAACGTTGTCTAAAGTAGCCAACCGGCTGGCCAAGAAACATCATGAGATAGCAAATAAAATTGTGATTCTTGATACGCAGGAAAAAGTAATTGCTGCTCTACAACAAACACCTGTTGGCGATATCTGGGGTATAGGAAGACGCTATGCCGATAAACTACTGACATTAGGCGTAGAAACAGCCTGGGATGTACGCAACCTGTCAGAAGCATGGGCACGGCAACACTTAGGCGGTGTAGTGGGGGTTCGTATGGTAAAGGAACTAAGGGGTGAGCCTGCCCTGTTTATGCAGGAAGCGCTGACCAAGAAAAAAATGATTGCTACCAGCCGCATGTTTGGCGAGGCGGTAACACAGCTAGCAGATATTAAAGAAGCTATTGCTACTTATGCCGGCCGAACCGCTGAAAAGTTGCGCCGCCAAAAAAGTGCGGCTAGTGTGGCGAGTATTTTCCTGGTGCCACAAGAGAAGATAGAAAGTCCGCACTTTCAACATGGACCAACCGTAAGCACATACACGATTTTACCACAGCCCACCTCCCTGACACATGAACTGATCAAAGCGGCAGTGACCATGGCTGTATCTATTTTTCAAGAGGGTAAAAAGTATAAGAAAGCAGGCGTAATTGTCAGTGGCCTGGTGCCCGACAATGCGATCCAAGCCAACCTGTTTGAAGAAGGCAAAAGCATTGGCCGCTTTTTAATGGACATGGTAGACAATATCAACTTCAGCATGCGCGGCGATGTGGTAAAGTTTGCCGCCAGCGGCGTAACGCGCAACTGGAAAATGCGCCAGCAGCAACTCTCTCCTCGTTATACCATGCGCTGGGAGGAATTATGTGAAGTTAAATAA
- a CDS encoding LexA family protein: MDTNPYFLPSYKGSKDFSQTDVPNANATGFCAASDDFAERGIDLNEQLIRNKPATFFMRVHSNAMIGAGIHDGDVVIVDRSIKPTNGKVVIAALNGEMLIRYYEIHNKKERLLPATRKLAPIEIDPFAQFEVWGVVTYVIHSV, translated from the coding sequence ATGGATACTAACCCTTACTTTCTCCCCTCTTATAAAGGATCAAAAGATTTCTCCCAAACCGATGTACCTAACGCCAATGCCACGGGTTTTTGCGCAGCATCGGATGATTTTGCAGAACGTGGTATTGATCTGAATGAGCAATTGATACGCAACAAACCAGCTACTTTTTTTATGCGAGTGCATAGCAATGCCATGATTGGTGCTGGCATTCACGATGGCGACGTAGTAATTGTAGACCGCTCTATTAAACCCACCAATGGTAAAGTGGTGATAGCTGCGCTTAATGGAGAAATGCTCATTCGGTATTATGAAATACACAACAAAAAAGAACGCCTCTTGCCGGCTACCCGTAAACTAGCGCCTATAGAAATTGATCCGTTTGCCCAGTTTGAAGTATGGGGTGTGGTAACATATGTAATTCACAGTGTCTGA
- a CDS encoding 2'-5' RNA ligase family protein, which produces MNNASSMPGYQINEYRLVIPLTEALQGKINAVRTSLHERYRVKTSFELQPSLTILKFHAFENIEPRLLERLHQVAIGHNPFKVELENFSAYPSHTIYIDVLTKSPFNELTKSLKKMKWLMNIPQYEPHFINEPHLIIAQRLKPMQFISMWMECEHTEFSGRFIANGMTLLKRNETSQHYETLRHMEFVSLPLSVKQGELFA; this is translated from the coding sequence ATGAATAACGCTTCTAGTATGCCGGGCTACCAGATAAATGAATACCGGCTTGTGATTCCGCTGACGGAAGCCTTGCAAGGAAAAATAAATGCAGTACGCACTTCCTTGCATGAACGTTATCGTGTAAAGACCAGTTTTGAATTGCAGCCTTCTTTAACCATTTTGAAGTTTCATGCATTTGAAAACATAGAGCCACGTCTGCTGGAACGATTACACCAAGTGGCTATAGGACATAATCCCTTCAAAGTGGAATTGGAAAACTTTTCTGCCTATCCTTCTCATACTATTTATATAGATGTTCTCACCAAGTCGCCCTTTAACGAGCTAACCAAGAGTTTGAAAAAGATGAAATGGCTGATGAACATTCCTCAATATGAACCACATTTCATTAATGAGCCCCATTTAATTATTGCACAACGCTTAAAGCCTATGCAATTCATTAGTATGTGGATGGAATGTGAGCATACAGAATTCTCAGGCCGCTTTATAGCCAATGGAATGACACTGCTAAAAAGAAACGAGACCTCCCAACACTACGAAACGTTGCGGCACATGGAGTTTGTAAGTCTACCGCTAAGCGTCAAACAGGGAGAACTGTTCGCCTGA
- a CDS encoding SOS response-associated peptidase: MCYHYSLSKKQEEIMRMIQAEWEAPFEPIYHSVGFNYPTMPVITFEYPGRVQRYQWGLMPHWVKSVSEADQIRTQTLNAKAETLFEKPAFRSYVNNRCIVLADGFFEWMEFKKKKYPHYVQLKGGELFGFAGLYAHWTDKETGELMRTFTVITTEANPFMSRIHNIKKRMPVILNRDQWSKWLNPSLSKEQMQHMLTPCSDEAMQAHTISKLITTRGVDTNVPELHHQFDYPELHSGEQFSLFDA, encoded by the coding sequence ATGTGTTATCATTACTCACTAAGCAAGAAGCAGGAAGAGATCATGCGCATGATACAGGCTGAATGGGAAGCTCCCTTTGAGCCGATCTATCATAGCGTTGGTTTTAACTATCCCACCATGCCCGTTATTACATTTGAATATCCGGGTCGTGTACAGCGTTACCAATGGGGTCTGATGCCGCATTGGGTAAAGTCAGTTTCAGAGGCCGATCAGATTCGCACACAAACTTTAAACGCCAAGGCGGAGACGCTGTTTGAAAAACCTGCCTTTCGCTCTTATGTGAATAACCGTTGCATAGTGCTGGCCGATGGCTTTTTTGAATGGATGGAGTTCAAAAAGAAAAAGTACCCGCACTATGTACAACTAAAAGGTGGCGAGCTCTTTGGCTTTGCCGGATTGTATGCTCACTGGACCGATAAAGAGACTGGCGAACTGATGCGCACTTTCACAGTAATTACTACAGAAGCCAATCCTTTTATGTCACGCATTCACAACATCAAAAAGCGTATGCCGGTGATCCTTAACCGCGACCAATGGTCGAAATGGCTGAACCCTTCTTTAAGCAAAGAACAAATGCAACACATGCTCACGCCCTGTAGCGATGAAGCCATGCAGGCACATACGATATCCAAACTCATTACTACGCGCGGCGTAGATACCAATGTGCCCGAACTCCATCATCAGTTTGATTACCCAGAGCTACATTCAGGCGAACAGTTCTCCCTGTTTGACGCTTAG
- a CDS encoding PA0069 family radical SAM protein produces MSSNKILKTKKDIGSITNNEQQDDYKKGRGAQFNTPNKFLKTTQVKDYVEGIDEWTEPNVQTQFIEVDAKSLVNKVESPDVGMFYSMNPYMGCEHGCIYCYARNSFEYWGYSAGLDFESKILIKKNAPRLLRQFLMHPKWQCVPISMSGNTDCYQPAEKEYRLTRQLLEVCSEFNQPIGLITKNAGVLRDKDLLQDMASRRLVSILMSITSFNEDLRRVMEPRTTTNKQRLRVIEELSKVGVQTGLMLGPMIPGLNEHEMPAIIKAASEAGATFSAYTFIRLNGSVKFLFHDWLYKNFPDRADKVWHLIEEAHGGKVNDSEFGRRMRGEGNVAKLIADQYKTYTKKYGLQHERLGLDCSQFKRPGEQMKLF; encoded by the coding sequence ATGTCGTCCAATAAGATATTAAAGACGAAAAAGGATATAGGAAGTATTACTAATAATGAACAACAGGATGATTACAAGAAGGGGCGTGGTGCCCAGTTCAATACGCCCAATAAATTTTTAAAGACCACGCAGGTAAAGGACTATGTAGAAGGCATTGATGAATGGACAGAACCAAACGTGCAAACACAGTTCATTGAAGTAGACGCCAAAAGCCTGGTGAATAAAGTGGAGAGTCCGGATGTAGGCATGTTCTATAGCATGAATCCTTATATGGGATGCGAGCATGGCTGTATTTATTGCTATGCGCGCAACTCCTTTGAATACTGGGGTTATAGCGCCGGTTTGGATTTTGAAAGTAAGATACTCATCAAGAAAAATGCACCCAGGCTGTTGCGTCAATTTCTCATGCATCCCAAGTGGCAATGTGTTCCTATCAGTATGAGCGGCAACACCGATTGTTATCAACCTGCCGAAAAGGAATACCGGCTCACGCGCCAACTGCTGGAAGTCTGTAGCGAGTTCAATCAACCCATTGGTCTTATCACAAAGAACGCGGGTGTGCTGCGCGATAAAGACTTGTTGCAGGACATGGCGTCACGTCGATTGGTATCTATACTAATGTCTATTACATCTTTCAATGAAGACCTGCGCCGCGTGATGGAGCCGCGCACGACTACCAATAAACAACGCTTGCGGGTGATAGAAGAATTAAGCAAAGTGGGTGTGCAAACAGGGCTTATGTTAGGACCAATGATTCCTGGCCTCAATGAACATGAAATGCCCGCTATTATCAAAGCGGCCAGCGAAGCAGGTGCTACGTTTTCAGCTTACACCTTCATTCGCCTGAATGGTTCCGTCAAGTTCTTGTTTCACGATTGGCTCTATAAAAACTTTCCCGACCGAGCGGATAAGGTATGGCACCTCATAGAAGAGGCACATGGAGGCAAAGTAAACGATAGTGAGTTTGGCCGGCGCATGCGCGGTGAAGGAAACGTTGCTAAGCTAATCGCTGACCAATATAAAACCTACACCAAAAAGTATGGTTTGCAACACGAGCGTTTAGGTTTGGATTGCTCACAATTCAAGCGGCCGGGTGAACAAATGAAATTATTTTAA